One genomic segment of Blattabacterium sp. (Blaberus giganteus) includes these proteins:
- the infB gene encoding translation initiation factor IF-2, with the protein MTDKIRLKTVLTKFNISLKRVISFLQKKGIEIENNPNAKIEEQVYKSLVREFQTYKDIRDASEKVFLQKKMEKEKIKEELLKSKHIHNHKDYKIIRVKPENLIELKKIGKIDLDNKYGTKEEKKNNLHQYKEKKIETNKHKPEHIDTIYQKLDGVMLTGDRIDLSQFEKKRTKSEIKKKRKRIKQEIFIEEIKNISTTGKKQNKEKIPSFKKINKEHSFHANDKKIDKLKNKKNTKKSGITDEQIKKQIKETLEKLSSKGIKSKASKIRKEKRQSKKEKKLIQNEIENKKEEKILKLAEFTTVNELASMMKVNATDVIVSCMSLGIMVTMNQRLDAEILTLVADEFGFNVKFVGLDLEEAVQDEKDLEEHLKPRSPIITVMGHVDHGKTSLLDYIRNTNVIAGEAGGITQHIAAYSVECSDHKSITFLDTPGHEAFTAMRARGAQITDIAIIVIAADDQVMPQTKEAISHAQAAAVPILFVFNKMDKSNANSDKIREQLANLNFLVKEWGGKYITQEISAKLGYGIDQLLEKVLLVAKLLNLKANPNKPAIGTVIEASLDKGRGYITTLLLQGGTLKVGDYVLAGSHHGKVKSILDERGKSISSAGPSKPITILGLNGAPTAGDKFKVFKDDKEAKQLASRREQLQREQNIRAQKHLTLDEIGRRIALGDFKELKIIIKGDVDGSVEAIADALQKLSTNTIMVNIIYKGVGQITESDVLLASASDAIIIGFNVRPNIGAKNIAKKENIEIRTYSIIYNVTNDIQEAMDGMLTPEIREKILGNAEVREIFKIPKTGTIAGCMVIEGKLLRKAKIRLIREGIVIHNGEFTSLKRFKEDVKEVSKGYECGLGIKNYHNIRSGDVIEVYEELSEYKK; encoded by the coding sequence ATGACTGATAAAATCAGATTAAAAACAGTATTAACCAAATTTAATATTTCCTTAAAAAGAGTAATTAGTTTTTTACAAAAAAAAGGAATTGAAATAGAAAATAATCCTAATGCAAAAATAGAAGAACAAGTATACAAATCTCTTGTTCGAGAGTTTCAAACTTACAAAGATATACGAGATGCATCTGAAAAAGTTTTTTTGCAAAAAAAAATGGAAAAAGAAAAAATAAAAGAAGAATTATTAAAATCAAAACATATTCATAATCATAAAGATTATAAAATTATACGAGTTAAACCAGAAAATTTAATTGAGTTAAAAAAAATAGGAAAAATAGATTTAGATAATAAATATGGGACTAAGGAAGAAAAAAAAAATAATTTACATCAATATAAAGAGAAAAAAATAGAGACAAATAAACATAAACCTGAACATATTGATACAATTTATCAAAAATTAGATGGCGTTATGTTAACAGGAGATAGAATAGATTTATCTCAATTTGAAAAAAAAAGAACGAAATCAGAAATTAAAAAAAAACGAAAAAGAATTAAACAAGAAATTTTCATTGAAGAAATAAAAAATATTTCTACAACAGGAAAAAAACAAAACAAAGAAAAAATCCCTTCCTTCAAGAAAATCAATAAAGAACATTCTTTTCATGCTAATGATAAAAAAATAGATAAACTAAAAAACAAAAAAAATACAAAAAAATCTGGGATTACTGATGAACAAATAAAAAAACAAATTAAAGAAACTTTGGAAAAGTTATCTTCCAAAGGAATAAAGTCAAAAGCTTCGAAAATTAGAAAAGAAAAACGTCAATCCAAAAAAGAAAAAAAGCTGATACAAAATGAAATAGAAAATAAAAAAGAAGAAAAAATTCTGAAATTGGCTGAATTCACTACAGTTAATGAACTAGCATCTATGATGAAAGTCAATGCGACGGATGTGATTGTTTCTTGCATGTCTTTAGGAATTATGGTTACTATGAATCAAAGATTAGATGCAGAAATATTAACTTTAGTTGCCGATGAATTTGGATTCAATGTAAAATTTGTAGGATTAGATTTAGAAGAGGCGGTTCAAGATGAGAAAGATTTAGAGGAACATTTAAAACCTAGATCCCCTATTATTACTGTCATGGGACATGTAGATCATGGAAAAACGTCTTTATTAGATTATATAAGGAATACCAATGTTATTGCAGGTGAAGCTGGTGGAATTACTCAACATATAGCAGCTTATAGTGTAGAATGTTCTGATCACAAAAGTATTACTTTTTTAGATACTCCAGGTCATGAAGCTTTTACTGCTATGCGAGCTAGAGGGGCTCAAATAACAGATATAGCAATCATAGTTATAGCCGCTGATGATCAGGTTATGCCACAAACTAAAGAAGCTATTAGTCATGCTCAAGCCGCTGCTGTTCCTATTCTTTTTGTTTTTAATAAAATGGATAAATCTAATGCAAATTCTGATAAAATTAGGGAACAATTAGCTAATTTAAATTTTTTAGTCAAAGAATGGGGAGGAAAATATATTACTCAAGAAATATCAGCAAAATTAGGATATGGGATAGATCAGTTATTAGAAAAAGTTCTTTTAGTTGCAAAATTATTAAATTTAAAAGCAAATCCAAATAAACCTGCAATAGGAACAGTTATAGAAGCTTCTTTAGATAAAGGGAGAGGATACATTACAACTTTGCTTTTACAAGGAGGGACATTAAAAGTTGGAGATTATGTTTTAGCAGGAAGTCATCATGGTAAAGTAAAAAGTATTTTAGATGAACGAGGAAAATCTATTTCTTCAGCAGGGCCATCTAAACCTATTACTATATTAGGATTAAATGGAGCTCCTACTGCTGGAGACAAATTTAAAGTATTTAAAGATGATAAAGAAGCGAAACAGCTCGCTTCTAGAAGAGAGCAGTTACAAAGAGAACAAAATATACGAGCTCAGAAACATCTGACATTAGATGAAATAGGAAGACGTATTGCATTGGGTGATTTTAAAGAATTGAAAATTATTATTAAAGGAGACGTAGATGGGTCTGTTGAAGCTATTGCTGATGCTCTTCAAAAATTATCTACAAATACTATTATGGTGAATATTATTTACAAAGGAGTAGGTCAGATTACAGAATCTGATGTTTTATTAGCAAGTGCTTCAGATGCTATTATTATAGGATTTAATGTTCGTCCTAATATTGGAGCTAAAAATATAGCAAAAAAAGAAAACATAGAAATACGAACATATTCGATTATATATAACGTAACCAATGATATTCAAGAAGCTATGGATGGAATGTTAACTCCAGAGATTAGAGAGAAAATATTAGGAAATGCTGAAGTTAGAGAAATTTTTAAAATCCCAAAAACAGGAACTATAGCTGGATGCATGGTTATAGAAGGAAAATTATTACGTAAAGCAAAAATCAGATTGATTAGAGAAGGAATTGTTATTCATAATGGAGAATTTACTTCTCTTAAACGTTTTAAAGAGGATGTAAAAGAAGTTTCAAAAGGATATGAATGTGGATTAGGAATAAAAAATTATCATAATATAAGATCTGGAGATGTTATAGAAGTTTATGAAGAATTATCTGAATATAAAAAATAA
- the aspS gene encoding aspartate--tRNA ligase: MYRTHNCGELSLKDIGKKVILSGWIQKIRNLGSLFFIDIRDYFGITQLIIYKKSVKKNISLGKEFIIQVKGKVVERLSKNYNIPTGEIEILVYHIDLLNSSLSPPFTIENQTDGNEEIRMIYRYLDIRRNPIKNNLMIRHNLALETRNFLSKNGFLEIETPVLINYTPEGARSFVVPSRTSPNKFYALAQSPQLFKQLLMIGGIDKYFQIVKCFRDEDSRSDRQIEFTQIDCEMSFVEVHDVLVFFEYFIKHIFKKIKNIQLNSFPCISYSEAIKMYGTDSPDIRFDMTFVELNDLVKREKINLLKTQELVIGIKIQKCHNIHDNDQINFFLKKIENKNFFWIKCLSNQTLPSSNINFLNEKNLKIFVKYFKALPGDLLFFSYGKKRKTREELGKIRLKIADFLNLKNSKTFQPLWITDLPLLEWEEQSKKYKSVHHPFTSPKEEDLHLLEKYPKNIRSKSYDLIINGIEIGSGSIRIHNKNIQNIIFKHLGLSQKEIEHRFGFFIKAFEYGVPPHGGIAFGLDRLVNLLEGNKNIKNFIAFPKNNYGKDIMTNAPSFLEKDKLKELHIR, encoded by the coding sequence ATGTATAGAACACATAATTGTGGAGAATTGAGTCTAAAAGATATTGGAAAAAAAGTGATATTATCTGGATGGATTCAAAAAATAAGAAATTTAGGATCTTTATTTTTCATAGATATTAGAGATTATTTTGGAATCACACAATTGATTATTTATAAGAAATCAGTGAAAAAAAATATTTCTTTGGGAAAAGAATTTATAATTCAAGTAAAAGGAAAGGTAGTAGAAAGATTATCTAAAAACTACAATATTCCTACTGGGGAGATAGAAATTTTAGTCTATCACATAGATTTGTTAAATTCATCTTTGTCTCCTCCTTTCACTATAGAAAATCAAACAGATGGAAATGAAGAAATTAGAATGATTTATCGGTATCTTGATATTAGGAGAAATCCTATTAAAAATAATTTGATGATTCGTCATAATTTAGCTTTGGAAACACGTAATTTTCTTTCTAAAAATGGTTTTCTAGAAATAGAAACACCTGTTTTAATAAATTATACCCCAGAAGGAGCTAGAAGTTTTGTTGTTCCTTCTAGAACATCTCCTAATAAATTTTATGCATTAGCTCAATCTCCACAATTATTTAAACAATTATTGATGATAGGAGGAATAGATAAATATTTTCAAATTGTAAAATGTTTTAGGGACGAAGATTCTCGTTCGGATAGACAAATCGAGTTTACGCAAATAGATTGCGAAATGTCTTTCGTAGAAGTTCATGATGTATTGGTATTTTTTGAATATTTTATTAAACATATTTTCAAAAAAATTAAAAACATTCAATTAAATTCTTTTCCTTGTATTTCTTATTCTGAAGCTATAAAAATGTATGGAACAGATTCTCCTGATATTCGTTTTGACATGACTTTTGTCGAATTGAATGATTTAGTTAAAAGAGAAAAAATTAATTTGTTGAAAACGCAAGAATTAGTGATAGGAATTAAAATTCAAAAATGTCATAATATCCATGATAATGATCAAATCAATTTCTTTTTAAAAAAAATAGAAAATAAAAATTTTTTTTGGATAAAATGTTTATCTAATCAAACTTTACCTTCTTCCAATATAAATTTTTTAAACGAAAAAAATTTAAAAATTTTTGTAAAATATTTTAAAGCTTTACCTGGTGATTTATTATTTTTTTCTTATGGTAAAAAAAGAAAAACTAGAGAAGAACTTGGAAAAATACGATTGAAAATAGCAGATTTTTTAAATCTTAAAAATTCTAAAACTTTTCAACCTTTGTGGATTACAGATTTGCCCCTATTAGAATGGGAAGAACAATCTAAAAAATATAAATCTGTACATCATCCGTTTACAAGTCCAAAAGAAGAAGATCTTCATTTATTAGAAAAATATCCAAAAAATATTCGTTCTAAATCTTATGATTTAATTATAAATGGAATAGAAATTGGTAGTGGATCTATCCGTATTCATAATAAAAATATACAAAATATAATCTTTAAACATTTAGGATTATCTCAGAAAGAAATAGAACATAGATTCGGTTTTTTTATAAAAGCTTTTGAATATGGAGTTCCTCCTCATGGAGGAATAGCTTTTGGATTAGACCGATTAGTTAATCTTTTAGAAGGAAATAAAAACATAAAAAACTTCATTGCTTTTCCAAAAAATAATTATGGAAAAGACATCATGACAAATGCTCCATCTTTTTTAGAAAAAGACAAATTAAAAGAGCTACATATTCGTTAA
- a CDS encoding inorganic diphosphatase, whose protein sequence is MKISFDALIEIPKGSRNKYEFDKKNNLIRLDRVLYSPMSYPTDYGFIPKTLSMDGDPLDVLVFLTEPTVPGCLIEVKPIGIFFMIDEKGKDEKIICVPVADPNYNVINNIDEIALHTKKEIEHFFLVYKDLENKKVKIGNWKDKQEAIYVYEQSRLRYQNHLTNM, encoded by the coding sequence ATGAAAATCAGTTTTGATGCTCTCATTGAAATTCCCAAAGGAAGCAGAAATAAATATGAATTTGACAAAAAAAATAACTTAATTCGATTAGATAGGGTTTTGTATTCTCCTATGAGTTATCCAACAGATTATGGTTTTATTCCAAAAACTCTTTCTATGGATGGAGATCCATTAGATGTATTAGTTTTTTTAACAGAACCTACAGTGCCAGGTTGTTTAATAGAAGTAAAACCTATAGGAATTTTTTTCATGATTGATGAAAAAGGAAAAGATGAAAAAATTATCTGTGTCCCTGTAGCAGATCCTAATTATAATGTTATCAATAATATTGATGAAATCGCTTTACATACTAAAAAAGAAATAGAACATTTTTTTTTGGTATATAAAGATTTGGAAAATAAAAAAGTAAAAATAGGAAATTGGAAGGATAAACAAGAAGCTATTTATGTATATGAGCAATCTCGTTTACGATATCAAAATCATTTAACGAATATGTAG
- a CDS encoding dihydrolipoamide acetyltransferase family protein — MAEYNLPLPAMGESIAEATVIRWLKEEGDSIKKEDVLVEIATDKVDSEISSPVNGILKKKLFAPNEVAKVGSFIAILEIEEKFPLEDISIEKNKKRFYSPLVRTIAHREGISFYELETIKGTGEKERVTKKDILKYIRIKKNSIVIPKCDRNIKSSINNDENEEIIEMDRIRRITAEHMINSKNISAHVTSFVEADVTNIVKWRDKIKDNFQKNTGEKLTLMSVFVECVVKAIKDLPMINISVNGTNIIKKRNIHIGLATALPNGNLVVPVIKNADSYNLVGLIKIINDLIKRAKSNQLKPEETQGGTYTISNIGSFGNLFGTPIIHQPQVAIMAIGLIQKKLSIIETPEGDLIGIRHKIYLSHSYDHRVIDGVLGGFFAKKVALYLEKFNCYTKI; from the coding sequence ATGGCCGAGTATAATTTGCCCCTTCCAGCCATGGGTGAAAGTATAGCTGAGGCTACTGTCATTCGTTGGTTAAAAGAAGAGGGAGATTCTATAAAAAAAGAAGATGTTTTAGTTGAAATAGCTACAGATAAAGTAGATTCTGAAATATCTTCCCCTGTAAATGGGATATTAAAAAAGAAACTATTCGCTCCCAATGAAGTTGCTAAAGTGGGAAGTTTCATTGCTATTTTAGAAATAGAAGAAAAATTTCCTTTAGAGGATATATCAATAGAAAAAAATAAAAAACGTTTTTATTCTCCTCTTGTACGAACAATTGCTCATAGAGAAGGAATTAGTTTTTATGAATTGGAAACGATAAAAGGAACTGGAGAAAAAGAACGTGTTACTAAGAAAGATATATTAAAATATATTCGTATTAAAAAAAATAGTATTGTTATTCCTAAATGCGATAGAAATATTAAAAGTAGTATAAATAATGATGAAAATGAAGAAATCATTGAAATGGATAGAATACGTAGGATTACTGCGGAACACATGATTAATAGTAAAAATATTTCTGCACATGTAACTTCTTTTGTTGAAGCGGATGTTACTAACATAGTAAAATGGAGAGATAAAATAAAAGATAATTTTCAGAAAAATACGGGAGAAAAATTAACTTTAATGTCCGTCTTTGTAGAATGTGTTGTAAAAGCTATAAAAGATCTTCCCATGATAAATATTTCCGTAAATGGAACAAACATAATAAAAAAAAGAAATATTCATATAGGATTAGCTACAGCATTACCTAATGGTAATTTGGTTGTTCCTGTAATAAAAAATGCAGATTCTTATAATTTAGTAGGATTAATAAAAATTATAAATGACTTAATAAAAAGAGCTAAATCTAATCAATTAAAACCTGAAGAAACTCAAGGTGGAACTTATACTATAAGTAATATAGGAAGTTTTGGAAATCTTTTTGGTACACCTATTATACATCAACCACAGGTTGCTATTATGGCGATAGGATTAATTCAAAAAAAATTGTCTATAATAGAAACTCCAGAAGGAGATTTAATAGGCATAAGACATAAAATTTATTTATCTCATTCTTATGATCACCGTGTAATAGATGGTGTTTTAGGTGGATTTTTCGCTAAAAAAGTAGCTTTATATTTAGAAAAATTTAATTGTTATACAAAAATATAA
- a CDS encoding bifunctional ADP-dependent NAD(P)H-hydrate dehydratase/NAD(P)H-hydrate epimerase: protein MKILSLNQIRKADQYCIDSESISSVQLMERAAKSCFNWMIHNKYFKIKEIPFIILVGNGNNGGDGLSLSYMLHLYGAMVSVYLVNISSHFSNEFLIKKNEILQHGINFKTIFENEKFPYFYKESYIIDAIFGIGFNRTINSYWKSFFRYINEKKFKAVISIDVPSGLFMEKNHENFEGIIKATHTLTFQVPKLPFLFPNYADYVGKWYLINIGWKEDFLRKIQTKNFYIDNAYIHAIYKKKRRQKFSHKGNYGHGMIIGGSFGMMGSVVLSATASFRTGIGKLNVYVPYYGYKIIQNALPEAIVNTDKTKQHWINNIVISNENNINAIGIGMGMGVHPKTVYALESFLLKIKNKKIPMVIDADAINILSHKLQLLDLLPEETILTPHPKEFQRLLCRSWKNDYDKLRLLKEMSKKYKIFIVFKGAHTIISTPSGNLYFNSTGNPGMSTAGSGDILTGMIMSLLSQGYSTKESCIMGVYLHGLAGDIASKKLSKEAIIANDIINHIGEAYLKIKI from the coding sequence ATGAAAATTCTTTCTTTAAATCAAATTAGAAAAGCAGATCAATATTGTATTGATTCAGAATCAATTTCTTCTGTTCAATTAATGGAAAGAGCCGCAAAAAGTTGTTTTAACTGGATGATTCATAATAAATATTTTAAAATTAAAGAAATTCCATTTATAATATTAGTGGGAAATGGAAACAATGGAGGAGATGGATTATCTTTATCTTATATGTTACATTTATACGGAGCAATGGTTTCGGTATATTTAGTTAACATTTCTAGTCATTTTTCAAATGAATTTTTAATCAAAAAAAATGAAATATTACAGCATGGAATAAATTTTAAAACGATTTTTGAAAATGAAAAATTTCCTTACTTTTATAAAGAAAGTTATATTATAGATGCTATTTTCGGAATAGGATTCAATCGTACAATTAATTCATATTGGAAATCTTTTTTTCGTTATATAAACGAAAAAAAATTTAAAGCAGTTATATCCATAGATGTTCCATCCGGACTTTTTATGGAAAAAAATCATGAAAATTTTGAAGGAATCATCAAAGCCACTCACACTTTAACTTTTCAAGTTCCAAAATTACCTTTTCTATTCCCAAATTATGCAGACTATGTTGGAAAATGGTATTTGATAAATATAGGGTGGAAAGAAGATTTTCTTCGTAAAATACAAACTAAAAATTTTTATATAGATAATGCATATATTCACGCTATATATAAAAAAAAAAGAAGACAAAAATTTTCACATAAAGGAAATTATGGACATGGAATGATTATAGGTGGAAGTTTTGGCATGATGGGATCTGTTGTTCTTTCCGCAACGGCTAGTTTTCGTACTGGAATAGGAAAATTGAACGTATACGTTCCTTATTATGGATATAAAATTATCCAAAATGCACTTCCAGAAGCTATTGTAAATACAGATAAAACGAAACAACATTGGATCAATAATATTGTTATTTCTAATGAAAATAATATAAACGCAATAGGAATAGGAATGGGAATGGGCGTGCATCCTAAAACGGTGTACGCTCTAGAATCTTTTTTATTAAAAATAAAAAATAAAAAAATACCAATGGTAATTGATGCTGACGCTATAAATATATTATCACATAAATTGCAATTATTGGATCTTCTTCCGGAAGAAACTATTTTGACTCCACATCCAAAAGAATTTCAAAGATTATTATGTAGATCATGGAAAAATGATTATGATAAATTACGTTTATTAAAAGAAATGTCTAAAAAATATAAAATTTTTATTGTGTTTAAAGGAGCTCATACCATTATTTCAACACCTAGTGGAAATTTATACTTTAATAGTACAGGAAATCCCGGAATGTCAACTGCTGGTAGTGGAGATATTCTCACGGGAATGATAATGAGTCTATTATCTCAAGGATATTCTACAAAAGAATCATGTATAATGGGAGTTTATTTACATGGATTAGCAGGAGATATTGCCTCAAAAAAATTAAGCAAAGAAGCTATCATTGCTAATGATATTATTAATCATATAGGGGAAGCTTATCTAAAAATAAAAATTTAA
- the lnt gene encoding apolipoprotein N-acyltransferase, with the protein MSKIEFFIYSVFSGILLGFGWPTDGFPIYLFIAFIPLLYIENYLNHSLFSILLFSFITFFTWNAISTWWLFYAKRPNGTFAIEAYLVPVLLNASFMSIIFSFYSWIKKHIKNKRIGYIFLVCLWISFEKMHLEWELSWPWLNLGNGFANRTEWIQWYEYTGILGGSIWIWIVNIGFTESIFKYKNDKNIFFLYKRIFFNIGIIFFMIFISNLIYIKYRRNHNERTANVLILQPNIDPYNQKYYTSTDKLISKLKKLIDKKISEEPMIIIAPETMFPGKGNKIQIKDINKNKIISAFKDYLRNKSPNTVFITGIELFTLYRKNQSKTSIPIFTKDKKNMQWIDIFNSVIQIGTHENVEFHHKSKLVPAVETFPYRKIFSPILGNILLNFGGTIMELGKENYPSVFKHPYLGIKIAPIICYESVFGEYVSNFFRKKNAELMVVVTNDGWWGTSQGHKQHMCYARIRAIENRKCVARSANTGISCFINEKGEIISSIPYGKEGILYDKIYLNKKKTFYIKYGDFFSRISLLTTIIILLYAITYNKIINIKFE; encoded by the coding sequence ATGAGTAAAATTGAGTTTTTTATATACAGTGTGTTTTCGGGTATTTTGTTGGGATTTGGATGGCCTACTGATGGATTTCCCATATATTTATTTATTGCCTTTATTCCTTTATTATATATAGAAAATTATTTAAATCATTCTTTATTTTCTATTTTATTATTTTCTTTTATTACTTTTTTTACCTGGAATGCTATTTCTACATGGTGGTTATTTTATGCAAAAAGACCTAATGGAACTTTTGCAATAGAAGCTTATTTAGTTCCAGTTTTACTTAATGCTTCTTTTATGTCAATCATTTTTTCTTTTTATTCATGGATTAAAAAACATATAAAAAATAAAAGAATAGGATATATATTTTTAGTTTGTTTATGGATCTCATTCGAAAAAATGCATTTAGAATGGGAGTTATCTTGGCCATGGCTGAATTTAGGAAATGGTTTTGCTAATCGTACAGAATGGATTCAGTGGTATGAATATACGGGGATTTTAGGAGGATCTATATGGATATGGATAGTAAATATTGGATTTACAGAATCCATTTTTAAGTATAAAAATGATAAAAACATCTTTTTTTTATATAAAAGAATATTTTTTAATATAGGAATAATTTTTTTCATGATTTTTATTTCAAATCTTATATATATAAAATATAGAAGAAATCACAATGAACGTACTGCAAATGTATTAATTTTACAGCCTAACATAGATCCATATAATCAAAAATATTACACTTCTACAGATAAATTAATTTCAAAATTAAAAAAATTAATAGATAAAAAAATATCTGAAGAACCGATGATAATCATAGCCCCAGAAACTATGTTTCCAGGAAAAGGAAATAAAATACAAATAAAAGATATAAATAAAAATAAAATTATTTCCGCGTTTAAAGATTATTTAAGAAATAAATCTCCAAATACAGTATTTATAACAGGAATAGAATTATTTACTTTATATCGTAAAAATCAAAGTAAAACTTCCATTCCTATTTTTACAAAAGACAAAAAAAATATGCAATGGATAGATATTTTTAATTCTGTAATTCAAATAGGAACTCATGAAAATGTTGAATTTCATCATAAATCTAAACTAGTACCAGCAGTGGAGACTTTTCCTTATAGGAAAATTTTTTCACCTATATTAGGAAATATATTACTTAATTTTGGAGGAACTATAATGGAACTTGGAAAAGAAAATTATCCTTCTGTTTTTAAACATCCTTATTTAGGAATAAAAATAGCTCCTATTATTTGTTATGAATCTGTTTTCGGAGAATATGTTTCGAATTTTTTTAGAAAAAAAAATGCAGAATTAATGGTTGTTGTTACTAATGATGGATGGTGGGGGACATCACAAGGACATAAACAACATATGTGTTACGCTCGTATTAGAGCGATTGAAAATCGAAAATGTGTAGCTAGATCGGCAAATACAGGAATTTCTTGTTTTATTAACGAAAAAGGAGAAATTATATCATCCATTCCTTATGGAAAAGAAGGAATTTTGTATGATAAAATATATTTAAATAAAAAGAAAACTTTTTACATTAAATATGGAGATTTTTTTTCTAGAATTAGTTTATTGACAACAATTATAATTTTATTATATGCGATCACATATAATAAAATTATAAACATAAAATTTGAATAA
- the rodA gene encoding rod shape-determining protein RodA produces the protein MVKRNKILFKNIDWGVVIIYIIMIFFGYMNLYSVSPEKAEKQLIWILFSFVFIFIVFLFKPIHYKHIAPFFFLFTLFLLIGVFFFGKNINGSKSWYVFGPISFQPSELAKISTSLIIAHVMSQENIENNHKALFHIFIILVLPAFLIFLQPDPGSSIVFSSFLLTLYREGLSISFLLYFLFYIFLFVVSLNLSPWIVILLLFIIFIFFFLFKIKKNTSLADLFFYIFLFISFSVFSIFSPFFFQKFFKQHHKDRINILFQNEFDRKYRDNVGYNLLYSKTAIGSGKFFGKGYKKGTVTKGKFVPEQHTDYIFCTVGEEWGFIGSVILIIFYLLFISRIYFLSERQKDVFGRIFGYSVGNIFFIHIIINLGMVMGLFPTIGIVMPFFSYGGSSLWSFTVLLFIFIKMDSSDQTSLI, from the coding sequence ATGGTAAAAAGAAATAAAATATTATTTAAAAACATAGATTGGGGAGTTGTTATCATTTATATTATTATGATCTTTTTTGGATATATGAATTTATATTCTGTATCTCCAGAAAAAGCAGAAAAACAGTTAATATGGATATTGTTTAGTTTTGTTTTCATATTTATTGTTTTTCTGTTTAAACCTATTCATTATAAACATATAGCTCCATTTTTCTTTTTATTTACGTTATTTCTTTTGATTGGAGTCTTTTTTTTTGGAAAAAATATAAATGGTTCAAAATCTTGGTATGTTTTTGGTCCTATTAGTTTTCAACCGTCTGAGTTAGCTAAAATATCAACATCTTTAATAATAGCTCATGTAATGAGTCAAGAAAATATCGAAAATAATCATAAAGCATTATTCCATATATTTATTATATTAGTATTGCCTGCTTTTTTGATATTTTTACAACCTGATCCTGGTTCTTCTATAGTTTTTTCTTCTTTTCTTCTTACTTTATATAGAGAAGGGTTATCTATTTCTTTTCTACTTTATTTTTTATTTTATATTTTTTTGTTTGTGGTTTCGTTAAATTTATCTCCTTGGATTGTTATTTTACTTTTATTTATTATTTTTATTTTTTTCTTTCTTTTTAAAATTAAAAAAAATACATCTCTTGCTGATTTATTTTTTTACATATTTTTGTTTATTAGTTTTTCAGTTTTTTCTATTTTTTCTCCATTTTTTTTTCAAAAATTTTTTAAACAACATCATAAAGATAGAATCAATATTTTATTTCAAAATGAATTTGATAGAAAATATAGAGATAATGTAGGATATAATTTATTATATTCTAAAACAGCTATTGGTTCAGGAAAATTTTTTGGAAAAGGATATAAAAAAGGGACTGTGACAAAAGGAAAATTTGTTCCTGAACAGCATACTGATTATATTTTTTGTACTGTAGGAGAAGAATGGGGTTTTATAGGAAGTGTAATTTTAATTATATTTTATTTATTATTTATTAGTCGTATTTATTTTTTATCTGAAAGACAAAAAGATGTTTTTGGAAGGATTTTTGGGTATTCAGTTGGAAATATTTTTTTCATTCATATAATTATTAATTTAGGAATGGTTATGGGTCTTTTCCCAACAATAGGGATTGTTATGCCTTTTTTCAGTTATGGAGGATCTTCTCTTTGGTCTTTTACTGTTTTATTATTTATATTTATAAAAATGGATTCATCAGATCAAACTAGTTTGATCTGA